CATCCACACACAGACCGTGTCCATTGCCGGCGCAGAATACCCCGAACTTAGCGTAGCAATGTCCGCCAAAGACGCACTGGCCAAACTAGCACATCGCAAGGAAATAGAAGCACAGGTACTCAAGCTCATTCAAGACATTCCTCAAACCGAGATTCTTTTATCCATGCCCGGCATCGGCCCACGTAGCGCAGCACAGATCCTCATGACTGTTGGCGATATGTCCGACCTCCCCGATGCAGCGCACCTAGCGTCCTATACAGGCCTATCACCACGGACAAATCAATCAGGAACGTCCATTATGCCGAATTCACCCAACCGCGCTGGCAACAAAAATTAAAGAACGCCCTATGGCAATCGTCTTCTGCATCGACCAGATTCCACGAGCGTTCCCGGCAATTCTATGAACGAAAACGCAAAGAAGACAAAAGACACAACGCCGCAGTCGTCGCACTCGCACGCCGACGCCTCAACGCTCTCTTCGCCATGATGCGAAACGGCGAGCACTACCGAGACATCCCCACAATCCAGAAGGCCGCAGCAGCCTAAAGCCACCAGACCCCCATCCAAGCCGATTGCACAGCAAGCCCAACCGGCTCCTCAAGGTACCCAAAACAACATCTACGAGACGAAGCAGAAACCCTTCACACCACCAACAAGCCCACCCACGGAGTTGACAACCTATATAGGAACACCCCCGACGAGGTGACGAGAATCCCCTCGTCGCTGTCGGACGGCGGTTTCCCGACCGGTGGCCCGGCCGCCGGCAAACCTCACCCGCGGCCGCCCGGGCCCTGTCCATGGCCAAGCCCGGTCTGGTGCCCCCCGGCGCCAACGACTTCCGGTGCCGCCCCGGGACGGTGAATTGCCCGTCATCCTCATTCCCGGGACCCGGGAGGACGCCTACGCGAAATGGGCGGGCCTCGCGTCCCGCCTCGCCCGGGCCGGGCTCTGCGCCTACACGTTCACCGACAACCCGCTCGTCGTCGATGGACACCCCGTCGAATGGGCTGTGTTCAGCGGCGACATCCGCCACAGCTCGAAAACACTGGATTCCGTCGTCGACCGGGTGCTGGCCGCGACCGGAGCCCCGGCGGTTAACCTCGTCGGGTATTCGCAGGGCAGCGGACCCCTGCCCCACCACTACATCCGGGAGCTGGGCGGGGACCGGGTCGTCGAACAGCTCATCGGTACCGGTGCCTCGAACCACGGGCCCCGGGCGCACAGCGCAGCCGATCGCTTTGACGTCCACCCCGAGATGCGCCACGGATACTCCCGAAACGCCGGCAAAACGAACGCGCTTGCCTGGGAACAGCAGATCTCCGGTTCCATGCTGCTGAATGAGCTGACCATCGGCGACATCACTCGACCGGGCGTGCGGTACACCTTCCTGGGCACGCGGCACGACAATGCCGTGCTCCCCCACTAAAACTCCTTCGTGCGGGAACCCGGCGTCACCAACATCACCGTCCAAGACGTGTGCCCCGCCCACCGCACCGAGCACTACGGCTTCAATTACGACCCTGTCGCCCAGGGCATCGTCGAGGACCCGCTGACCGGGACGGCGTGGCGGGACCACTGCACCGGTACCGGACCGGAGCGATGGTCCTCGACGGACGAGAGGATCAGGCGCCCGGGGAGCCTCCCGTCCGGCACGTCCACGACTCGGCGTAGCGGCCGCCCTTCGCCAGCAATTCATCGTGCGTGCCCCGTTCTGCGACCGTCCCGTCCTCCGAAAGCACGACGATGAGGTCGGCATCGCGGACGG
This genomic stretch from Corynebacterium tuberculostearicum harbors:
- a CDS encoding esterase/lipase family protein, whose product is MPVILIPGTREDAYAKWAGLASRLARAGLCAYTFTDNPLVVDGHPVEWAVFSGDIRHSSKTLDSVVDRVLAATGAPAVNLVGYSQGSGPLPHHYIRELGGDRVVEQLIGTGASNHGPRAHSAADRFDVHPEMRHGYSRNAGKTNALAWEQQISGSMLLNELTIGDITRPGVRYTFLGTRHDNAVLPH